The nucleotide sequence TATACACGTCCCGGCTCATCATCTTGCCTTGTTTCCCGGGTAGGTTGCACGACCAGATGGTAAAGATAAACCAAAGCCTTCACCGCCTGCAAGTAGCGTGGCGAGAAGCCCAGCAgagctccagccctgctgccgaCAGCCTCAGGGAGCAGTTCGAGCGCCTGATGACCATCTATCTCTCCACCAAGACGGCGATGACGGAGCCGCAGATGCTGCAGAACTGCCTGAATCTGCAGGTGTCCATGGCGGTCCTGCTGGTGCAGCTGGCCATGGGGAACCGCGGGACGGAGCCGCTGGAGCTGACCTTCCCGCTGCCAGAGGTGGAAAACAGCGCGTTGGCCTACGTGCCAGGTGAAGGCGCTTGTCCTGCCGGCAGTGTGTCTGTGCGGCTGCGCGATTAACCCTCCAAGTCCGGAGCTACTCACGTAATACCACCTTTAGAGTGGCTTCGCATATGTGGCCCCGTTCCTTAAGGCGTTCATAGCGCCCGGGTTTCCTCTTCACTGAGATGCTTAAAGGACATTCTGCCTGTGAAAAGAAGGGTTCCAGAGCACGTAAGGAAGCGCAGGGAGGGTCAGCTGCAGCTTCAGAAATGTCAGCAGTGAGGTCGGGAGCTCCAAAGCAAGCTGGGACCTCTGAGTTCGCCTTACAGGCTGTAATCCTGGTACCACCTGGATGGTCACTGGGAGAGCTCTCCAGGGAAGCACCGttctccccagggcaggacgCAGTGCTACAACCGATGGTGTCTGTCTTTGCCTAGAATATTCTCTCTGAAGAGGGCCGCTATCCTCTAAAACTTGGGGCTCTGTGAGGGGGCGTACTTAGCGTACCTAAGCGCGCTGCTGACCTCTTAGATATCCCACTCGCGGCCAAGGTGCAAGGTTTTGTCAAATACCGTACTGATTTACTATCCTCCCTATGCACAAAACCCTCCTTGTGGTTTCTGTTGTCGAGAGAGTCCCTTCCCTTGAGTTTTTCTTGTAACGGCGCGTACAGTCAGCCGGGCGGCTGCTGGGTTTCACCCTGTAAGCGACCTGACTTCTGAGAGAGGTGAAGTGAATCCTGTGCGGTACAAACTGCATCAGGCCAGGCATCCGTCCTGGCTGCGGCGTTCCGACACAGCCAGTTAATTCCCGAAGCTTCAGTCGGAGTCAGGGTGACGAGGGGGGAGCGCACGGGAGGCTAGGGCAGGGCAGAACGAGCTGCCCGAGGAGGAGCTCACGTGCAATCTCTGCTTGCAGAATTCTTTGCCGATAATCTGGGCGACTTCTTCATTTTCCTGCGGCGTTTTGCTGACGACATCTTGGAGGCTTCTGCTGACTCTCTGGAGCACGTCCTTCACTTTGTTACTGTTTTCATGGGCGATGTGGAGAGGTACGTACAGCCCCGGGTGCGAGCCCTGGCCGCTTCTCTGCGGAGTACCCAGAGGGGAACAAGCGCAAGTGGAAATTGTCAGAGGTGTTTTGAGGTTCGGTTTAGACGTCCGTGAGAGGGTTGATCTCATTGGAAAAGGTAAATTCTGCCTGTAGGAGGCACCACTAGCAAACAAGGCCCTGCCTGAAGGATGCGAGGTACGAACGGGATTCGCTGTCCGAATACTCGTTTGGTCCTGTTGCGCCAGAGCCGTTCTGGTGCTGGTTACAGGAAGCTGTTGGGATTGATCTGTCTGGAGTACCTCTATCAAGTCTACTGTGGTGGCTGAGCACTGAGCAAAATTGAGTAGCTTTATCGATCTTCCTGATAAGACAGCACTGCACACGCCACGACTCTCCTGTTCGTTTGTTTACGCTTGTGTGTGTAAATAGAGCGAACTCCCGGTGGCGCAGGAGCAGGTGGAGATTTAACTTGGTAGGCAGCTCTCGCTGTTCCTGCCGGCCTGGGGCCGGCCCCGGGAGACGGCAGCTGTAGTTCCTCCTGGCAGCACCCTGTGGCGTGCCCTTGGGCAGGCGGTTTGCCTTCTGCGCCACGCGTGCAGCGGAGGAGAGCTCTACCCTCGCCTCCGTGGTCTGTCACGTCCTGGGCAGCAGGCTCAGCGGGCAGAGCGCTTTGGACTTGCACGAGGAGCACGAAGCAAGTCGCTGGGCAGTACGGAAAGGGCTGGGACGGCAGGTCAGGGTTGCTTGGGAGCTACAGTGTGCGCTACCGGGGCGGGAGGGAAGGCCAGCTTTGCTGTTCCCACACCCCCTGGCCTCCCTGCCTGAGAATTAACTGCGGTCATCGAGCGCACTCCTTCACCCCCTGGCCCTGCCGGCGCTGAGAGGGAGCTGCCGGATGCTGGTGCTAGTTTTATGGCTGATCTGCAGCAACTTGGGCGGGCACTCCCGCAGGGGTGGGCACAGCTCCTGGAGCGTTCCCTGCACAGCTCGGCCCCCAcaccccagccctcctgccagcctgggtttgctttcttgttttctctcgCAGGATGAAAAACCCTCATCTGCGAGCCAAGCTGGCAGAAGTGTTGGAAGCCGTGATGCCTCACTTAGATCAGGCCCAGAACCCGCTCGTCTCGAGTGTGTTTCATCGCAAGCGAGTGTTCTGCTCTTACCAAAACGCTGCCCATCTTGCCGAGGCGCTTATCAAAGTCTTTGTGGATATCGAGTTTACCGGTAAGCGCCAAAGGGGGAGAGTTGTCTTCCTTCCGTCACCTCTGCAGGGGGGAACGCCGCCAGGGTTTGGAGTATGTCAGCGAAAACAAATTAATCTATTTGCACTTTGTCAACCTGCTCCGTGCCGTTAGGCAGGTGGCATTCCAGCAAAGCGTCGGTCCTCTGGCTCATGCAGAACTGGGTATCTAGAATGGGAAACCTCCAGATCTCAAGCTTTTCAGCTTAGCAATGCTTATAGCGGGCCCTCGCCCGTTCTTTTGTAACGCGGGGTTGCTTGTAGCGCTTTGAAATCAGCGGTGAGACTTCACCGGCCTGCGCAGGAGCAGGGGTTTCACTGCAGATGAACTGTGAAAAGGAATcggcagcccctgcctgtccccgcTGCCTGCCTCAAACGCTCTTGCGTTTGCTCACGCCTAGGTGACCCGCACCAGTTTGAACAGAAGTTTAACTACCGCCGTCCCATGTATCCCATCCTGAGGTACATGTGGGGCACGGATTCCTACCGGCAGAGCATAAAGGTGAGGCAGGAGGCGCACGTACAGGCGTGTGCGCACAGCTCTGTATGGACCCGGATCTGGGTCCTGCCCTCGGGACGCTGCCGCAGCGTTCGCTGTTCTCTCCTCCCTCGCAGGCTCTGGCCGATTACGCCTCAGAGAACCTGGAGGCCATGAACCCCCCTCTCTTCTTGCGCTTCCTCAATCTGCTCATGAACGATGCCATTTTCCTGTTGGATGAAGCCATACAGGTAGGGCTGAGCGCGCGTGCTGTCGGCGTCACGTAAGCAGCAGTTCTCGCTCCCCTGAGGCTGGCGGGGTGCGATCCTGACCGTCCGTCCCTCGGACAGCATCTGTTTGCTCTGGTCCTGCCCGATGATTGCGCAGTAGATACTTGCAGGGAAGGGCTCCAGTGCCCTGGGAGAAGGGGTGAAGGCAGGAGGGCGGCGGGGTCTGGGGCGCCGCGCATGGGGcgctcccttccctcccttcagTCTCGGGGGGGCCGGTCAgaacagagaggaggaaagggtcTTTTCTCAGATCCAGCGCGAACACGCTGGGGGAGTTGCGAGGACATCTGCCTGTTGCTAATCTGGGCGCAGCCAGGCTTTGAACAACCTCCGTGGGCTTTTGACAGCCAAAACCCCTGGGCCTTTCTGCTGGTGCTTTATCCTAACAAAGGCCTTCTGTCTCCAGGCCGCTCTCCTTTGGGTTTACAAGGCGAGCACCAGGTGAGCTCATGTCCCTGGTGTGTGGTGACTGTGTCTCCGCGCCTTTCAGAGCTGCCTGTGGCTGCTAGAAAGGGCTTTTTTGGGCAGCTTTTACTTGCCGTAGAACTGATTGTCaggaggctggcagaggagatgGGCGGAGTGGATATCGCCCATCTGGCTGCGAACATTTATGGACTTTCTACGGTTTGCCGTCTAAATGAACGTTCTGCGCTTTGAGAGACGCGCGGGGTTGCGCGAGGCCTCTTCGAGCACCCTGTCGCACTTTTCACTCCCGACTTGGCCTCCATCAGCCCGCAGCGGGGCAGAACGGGTCTGGCTTAACCGTCGCTGCCCCGTTACCTGCCCATTCTCCCATACGCTTCCCCGCTGTGTCTTTGCAGTACCTCAGTAAGATTAAGATTCAGCAGATCGAGAAGGACCGTGGCGAATGGGACGGCCTGTCCCAGGAGGCTCGCCGGGAGAAGGAGTCGAGCCTGCAGATGTTTGGCCAGCTGGCACGCTTCCACAACATCATGTCCAACGAAACCATTGGCACCCTGGCCTTCCTGACCTCAGGTGGGGAGAGCAACCCCTCCTGCCTGCTAGGACCCCGGGAAGGGCCCTGCCTGGCGGCGGGGGGGCAGACGGGAGCCTGGTTTCAGGGTGGTTGGAGCGGGATGGGTTTGCTGTGAAGCTGAGGGAGCTGTTGGTGTCTGTTCCAGAAATTAAGTCCCTGTTCGTGCATCCTTTCCTTGCTGAGCGCATCATCTCCATGCTCAACTACTTTCTGCAACACCTGGTTGGGCCTAAAATGGGAGCTTTGAAAGTCAAGGATTTCAGCGAGTTTGACTTCAAGCCGCAGCAGCTTGTGTCTGACATCTGCACCATCTACCTGAACCTCGGGTAGGTGAGGAGGGAGAGCCAGCGTGCGGGGTGGCAGGAGCCAGCCTGCAGCCATCGGGGGATGTCCTGCCTCGCAGAGCTCCGTGGGCCCTGCCCCTCTGGGAACGGCACTAACGCGATTGCTCTGCGTGCCTACTGCAGGCCTTTTGGAAGCGTGCTGTGCTTTTTTGGAGTAATTTAAATTACCAGGGGAAGTCAGCTGCAGGCCAGCTAGCAGGGGTGGAAGTTAAGCACCATCACGGTTACGTTCATAGCTTGGCTCACTCCGGAGAGGGCCTGGGAGAAATGCTTAGTGACGGTCGAGCTTTTCCCTAGCTTTGACTCCGCTGCTGCGGCACGGCATCTGTTGGTGAGGACTGTGTTTCACAGCCCCATAAATGTGGATTCTTAAGCCTTTGCTCTCTTTCAACCCCTGGTCCAGGGACGAAGAGAACTTCTGTGCCACGGTGCCCAAGGATGGCCGCTCCTATTCACCGACGCTCTTTGCCCAGACTGTTCGGGTTCTGAAGAAAATCAACAAGCCTGGCAACATGATAGTGTCTTTCAGTAACCTGGCTGAGAGGATCAAGGTGAGAACCAGAGCAAATTGAAGCTCACGAAAAAAGGTGGAACTGGGTCCTAGTGTCCTCTTCCATCTGCGTATCTCTGCCTCTTTGCTGCGGAGCTGGATTTGTGGGAGTGGGGCTTCCTCGGAGGCTCGGGTGCGGCAACTGGGGAGGGCTCCCTGCCAGCACGGACCTGCAAATGCTTCAGCTACGAGCCAGGAGCAAACCTGGCTTTGAAAGAACCGGGAGGCCGAGCCTCTAAAAGCAGCGCCTGCCTGCCAGTCTCTTGCAGAccgccagcagcaggaggaggagacgTATGCGGACGCCTGCGATGAGTTCCTGGATCCGATCATGAGCACTCTGATGTCGGACCCCGTGATACTGCCCTCCTCCCGGGTCACTGTGGACCGCTCCACTATCGCCCGGCACCTCCTCAGGTACGAAGCGCAGGCCTCGGGCTCTGATGCTTTTGGGGGATCTGTTTCACTTATCCAGTGACACCCTGCCTCGGAGCGTCTGCTTCACTTATCAGCAGAAAGATCATGCCGCTCCGCCTGGCCTCTCTTCCTCtcgggtttttttcttctcctagaGCCAGAATTGTCTGAATAATCTCCTCAGCGCTTTGTCTTTCAGTGACCAGACGGATCCCTTCAATCGGAGCCCCCTCACCATGGACCAGATCAGACCGAACACAGAGCTTAAAGAGAAGATCCAGCGGTGGCTCgcagagaggaagaagcagaaggaggagatggaggacACACTGAACTGAAAACCGGGGTCTCGTCCCTGGGCCTGCCGTCACGGGCGCGATGAATGCCTTCCGGGGGTGGCGGATGGAGCTCCAGGGCGCCTGCACAACTCGCCACCGCCTCCGGAGCCTCTCCCAGGACCTTCCCTTTCATCCCtcattctgtcttttcctttcaagaCTTACTCTTTACTATTAAGACTTTCCACCGCACTACAGCTTTGAGCCTCTGCCTCGGGGAAGAGCGCAGCCTCTCTTGCGTGGCCCGGCCCCTCTATTACTCGTCCTTCGTGTTGGCCGTCTTCTTTTCCAGCTGCACCAAGAACCTCCCTCTGTTCTCTTGCTATGTTCAAACTCTGTACCCGTACGTTCCCCATGAAAGCGGCGCCTCCGCACCCCGAGCCGCTGCCGGGGCTCAGTGTGGGCTGGAGGGGGCTGCTCGTAGGCGCCTGTTGCGCGGTGGGGCGGAAAATGGAGGGGTTGTTGGAAATCAAATACAGAGATGAGCTGAGCGCTGTTGGTGGAGGTCTGGCAGCGGGGGGGCCCTACCTGCGGAAAAGCCTCTTTGGTTTTTGGGCCGGGCGcagcggggcgggagcggcACCCCGCGGGTCTCGAACCGGTGGCGCCGCGGCGCGGGGTCCTCGCTAGGGGCTGCCCGCGGCAGACGCCTGCCGGGCGGGAGGCAGGCGGCGCTCGGGcagccgcggcggcggcggcggggtcctagaggcggcggcggcggcggcggggacgcGGTGACATTCAGGCCGGGTCCCGCAGCATGGCGCAGGCGGCGCAGAGGCTGGCGCAGCGCATCGCCGTCCGCGGGCCGCAGCTCCTCACCGGTGAGCGGCGGGGACGGGCAGAGGCTccgccggggcgggagggagggacgggcccgggggggggggggggggggggtggggagcgaGGGACGGGCCATggcccggggcggccccgcgggcACCAGCTAGTGTGATAAAGCCTTTCCCCGACcgcccccttccctctcccggCAGCCGCCGTGGCCTACTCAAAGCCACGTTTGGCCACGTTCTGGTACTACGCGAAGGTGGAGCtggccccgccgagccccgccgaCATCCCCCGGGCCATCGACAGCATGAAGGCCTTGGTCAGGAGCTTCCAGACCGGCCGCTTGGCGCAGGTCACCGTCAAGGTAAGGCCGGTATCGCGGGTCCCGGCACTGCGGGGGCCCGGAGAGGGAGCTCCCCGCCACACCCGGGGCCCTCCCACCGCGGCGGGGCCGCCACCGGCCCGGCGCACCCCGTCAACTGCCCGCCCCGGGTGCGCCCTCCTGCCTCCTGATCCCCACGGAGagcccctgccttcctcccccccaccccgggcatCCAGGGCTTAGCAGTGCATCCCCGCGGTGAGGGACCGGTGGGTTTGTGTCACCTGCAACGCCCGGCGCTCCAAACGCTTTGTTCGGTGCCAggctttcaagaaaaaaaaatcacatttacaAAAATTTTATCCATTTTCTGCTGAATAAGCTGAGGCGCAGCTCAGTTCTCCAGCTTTTTTGTGTCCTACCAGGTGTGTTCAACGAGCCGCAGGTGTTCAGCCCCATATTTCTCAAGACCTGACCTAACCACCGGCACGCTAGCTTGAACCACTCTGCTTGTGCTCTGGGAAGCAGCCGAGATGCTGCAGTGAGGCCTGAAGCTCAAGGAATGCAGGGGCTGAAGGCCTTTTGCTGCGCCAGCTTTGCCCAAACCCTTCCCAGGCTGTGCTCCTGCCCCTCGGGCCCCGTCGTTCTCTGTCCCAGGGAGGAGAGTGTCCGTAGGCGGCTGAGCCGCCTCAAACAGCGGTGTCATCCATCAGCCTTTAAATTAAAGCGTTTCCCACATACTTGGTGTGACAAATGAGCTTTTGAGAGGCCTGTATAAGACCAGGAATGGCAGCTGCCGCTGTACAGACTGTCTGAGACTCATCATAGCCTCTCGAGGGGTGGCCAAGCAGGAGAAACGCTCCGTCACACCCTTGGTTTTTTGCTTAAACTAAGGCCTTGGGTACGGGCTGGTGGCTTTGCTCATATTGACCACGGGAGCGAGCGAGGAAggaagctgctgcaggagccgACGATCTAACCggtggctttttcttctttcaggaaGCGCTGAGGAACGGTCTGGTGGCCACGGAGGTGCTGATGTGGTTTTACATCGGGGAGATCATAGGCAAGGGCGGCCTGATCGGGTACAACGTCTGAGGGTTCACCCTCAGTAGTGCCGCGGTCCCGAGTCTGTAACGTGCTCTGTGACAATAAAGCCAGGAACCGGCCTCGGGCTGTCGTGATCTTTTGTGGTGGTTGAGGCGCGAGCCTGTCCCCGGCCAGTCGCGCCAGCGGCAGCGGAGAGGGGCTGCTCGGAGGGGTGGCTGCCTGACAGCCGGTCCCTGAGACAGCGCTACAGCTGGCTCGGTGATGCCGCTACTTGTTGTCGTGCCTGTGCTCAGTCTTCGAACAACCGCTGTGCCGCAGCTGCAGCGTTAGGGGAGTTGTGAGAGCCCCAGTCGCAAACTGCGAGGGCAAACGCTTTCACTGGTTTCTGAATGGGGGAGCCAAGAAGAAAAGCCAGTATTTTATTCGCGCTGTCAAGATACCTGCCGCGGCTTATAGGGTAGGGTGTGTGGCGCTACTCTGCACAGTTCCGCTGGTTGGGGCGAGACTGGTTGAGTGGAAGGCTTTGAAGATAAGTGGAGCTTTACTGCCTGTGTCCTCTGAGCTCACCGCCGGCTGGAGGTGTAAGCTGTCCACAAATTCACAAGCTTGCTCACTTTCAACCAGCTTTTGTAGAAGCGTTTGCAAAATCCTGGCGAGATAGCCGGCACTCTAACACGCttttagaaaataatctgaGGAAGGAGCTCTCTGAAGCCGGCAGTCCTGTCGGGGTGGGACCTAACTCTTTATTGTCCGTGCTGTCTCAGAAGGTGGTTCGCAGTCAGCATCGCTTCTTGCTGATGCTGTCACTGTACCAGCGGCTCCTTTTCTCCCCTGGGCCTTGCGTTCGGCTCCCCGGTGAAGCCACAGCCCCCCAGCTTGGCTGCCCCGAGTGACCCCGAGGCACTTATGCCAGTAGCACGGCggtttctcttctccctgcagcagagctgaccTCCTCAACGCTGTATCCCAGCAAGcggcccctgggacccccaacgGGTAGCACAGGTGAGCTCACGCATGTCGTATGCGGTGACCGGAAGGTCACCGTGGGCATTGAGGGAAagcctttcttccttt is from Phalacrocorax carbo chromosome 21, bPhaCar2.1, whole genome shotgun sequence and encodes:
- the UBE4A gene encoding ubiquitin conjugation factor E4 A — translated: MTDQENNNSSSSISSNPFAALFGSLADAKHFAAVQKQQQQLRQLRGDETSVSQDDSDNSVSESLDDCDYSVAEISRSFRSQRELCEQLNINHMIQRIFLITLDNSDPSMKSGNGIPARCVYLEEMAADLDDQDWLDMENVEQALFTRLLLPEPGNHLIYMTSASTQNLSADRDAGERQILRYLYACFQRAREEITKVPENLLPFAVRCRNLTVSNTRTVLLTPEIYINQNVYEQLVDLMLEALRAAHFEDTTEFLEEVIEALTMDEEVRTFGEVMVPVFDILLGRIKDLDLCQILLYTYFDVLLYFTKQKDVAKVFAGYIQPKDPSNGQMYQKTLLGTILNISCLLKTPGVVENHGYFLNPSRSSPQEIKVQESNIHQFMAQFHEKIYQMLKNLLQLSPETKHRILSWLGNCLHANAGRTKIWANQMPEIFFQMYASDAFFLNLGAALLKLCQPFCKPKSARLLTFDPTYCALKELNEEERRSKNVHMKGLEKETCLIPALSEQEPEFASSYNLVTENLVLTQYTLHLGFHRLHDQMVKINQSLHRLQVAWREAQQSSSPAADSLREQFERLMTIYLSTKTAMTEPQMLQNCLNLQVSMAVLLVQLAMGNRGTEPLELTFPLPEVENSALAYVPEFFADNLGDFFIFLRRFADDILEASADSLEHVLHFVTVFMGDVERMKNPHLRAKLAEVLEAVMPHLDQAQNPLVSSVFHRKRVFCSYQNAAHLAEALIKVFVDIEFTGDPHQFEQKFNYRRPMYPILRYMWGTDSYRQSIKALADYASENLEAMNPPLFLRFLNLLMNDAIFLLDEAIQYLSKIKIQQIEKDRGEWDGLSQEARREKESSLQMFGQLARFHNIMSNETIGTLAFLTSEIKSLFVHPFLAERIISMLNYFLQHLVGPKMGALKVKDFSEFDFKPQQLVSDICTIYLNLGDEENFCATVPKDGRSYSPTLFAQTVRVLKKINKPGNMIVSFSNLAERIKSLADRQQQEEETYADACDEFLDPIMSTLMSDPVILPSSRVTVDRSTIARHLLSDQTDPFNRSPLTMDQIRPNTELKEKIQRWLAERKKQKEEMEDTLN
- the ATP5MG gene encoding ATP synthase subunit g, mitochondrial, translated to MAQAAQRLAQRIAVRGPQLLTAAVAYSKPRLATFWYYAKVELAPPSPADIPRAIDSMKALVRSFQTGRLAQVTVKEALRNGLVATEVLMWFYIGEIIGKGGLIGYNV